A genomic region of Janthinobacterium lividum contains the following coding sequences:
- a CDS encoding methyltransferase, which yields MADFTTRDPLSPAFWDERFEKQFTPWDQGGVPSRLRSFVAGSPAPLRCLIPGCGSAYELVFMLDHGWDATAIDFSPAAVAAARAVVGARAGQVVEADFFAWEPVAPLDLIYERAFLCAMPRAMWPQVAARWAQLLAPGAMLAGYFFFDDNVKGPPFGISRETLQELLAPHFDCLADEAVDDSIAVFAGKERWMSWRRRAE from the coding sequence ATGGCTGACTTCACCACCCGCGATCCGCTGTCGCCCGCCTTCTGGGACGAGCGTTTCGAGAAGCAATTCACGCCGTGGGACCAGGGCGGCGTGCCGTCGCGCCTGCGCAGCTTTGTTGCAGGCAGCCCGGCGCCGCTGCGCTGCCTGATTCCTGGCTGCGGCTCGGCCTATGAACTGGTCTTCATGCTGGATCACGGCTGGGATGCCACGGCCATCGACTTTTCGCCGGCCGCCGTGGCCGCCGCGCGCGCTGTCGTCGGTGCGCGGGCAGGGCAGGTGGTGGAAGCGGATTTCTTTGCCTGGGAACCCGTTGCGCCGCTGGACCTGATCTATGAACGGGCCTTCCTGTGCGCCATGCCGCGCGCCATGTGGCCGCAGGTGGCGGCCCGCTGGGCGCAGCTGCTGGCGCCGGGCGCCATGCTGGCCGGTTACTTTTTCTTTGATGACAATGTCAAGGGGCCGCCATTTGGCATATCGCGTGAGACACTGCAGGAATTGCTGGCGCCGCATTTCGACTGCCTGGCCGACGAAGCCGTGGACGATTCCATTGCCGTCTTCGCCGGCAAGGAGCGCTGGATGAGCTGGCGCCGCCGGGCGGAGTGA
- a CDS encoding FmdB family zinc ribbon protein: MPIYAYRCDECGFAKDVLQKISDPVLTVCLSCGKPSFKKQLTAAGFQLKGTGWYATDFRGGTAPTTAIPTGPADGAKPAPAAESAPVAAPAPAPVATAPKAD; encoded by the coding sequence ATGCCGATTTACGCTTACCGTTGTGACGAGTGTGGTTTTGCCAAGGATGTCTTGCAAAAGATCTCCGATCCAGTACTGACGGTGTGCCTGTCGTGCGGCAAGCCCAGTTTCAAGAAACAATTGACGGCCGCCGGTTTCCAATTGAAGGGCACTGGCTGGTACGCGACCGATTTCCGCGGCGGCACGGCGCCCACCACGGCCATTCCAACGGGCCCCGCCGATGGCGCCAAGCCCGCCCCGGCTGCCGAGAGCGCGCCTGTTGCTGCACCTGCGCCTGCCCCGGTTGCCACTGCGCCGAAAGCGGACTGA